Proteins from one Trichoplusia ni isolate ovarian cell line Hi5 chromosome 9, tn1, whole genome shotgun sequence genomic window:
- the LOC113497707 gene encoding serine protease inhibitor Kazal-type 1-like produces the protein MKYLAVLFLVSMATAAPLNGKGTDFFSVCSTCTGSFSPVCGSDGRTYWNQQCALCFNPDMTFSNGFCPRLDLELEG, from the exons atGAAGTATT TAGCAGTACTGTTCCTCGTGAGCATGGCAACAGCAGCGCCCCTGAACGGCAAGGGTACCGACTTCTTCAGCGTCTGCAGCACCTGCACCGGATCCTTCTCACCAGTCTGCGGGTCTGATGGGCGCACGTACTGGAACCAGCAGTGCGCGCTCTGCTTCAACCCTGATATGACGTTCTCTAATGGCTTCTGTCCTCGCCTT